The genomic stretch CAACTGTTGGATGTATTCctgaaataataaacaaatattaattAAGTTTCTTcttatcaataaataaaataaagacttcTCCTACCTGTGTGAGAAAAAGATTATTTGATTTCGAGAGTGAACTTGTGTTTTAGGTCTTCAGGATTGGCAAAAACTGTCACAGTCTACAGTGCCCTCAAATTACTTTTagcataaatatatatgtatatttttacttttgtcatATTATTTAGCATATATATCGGCTTGTATAAACcttatattactattatatttaCTATTAATATTAGTAATATTTACCTCCACAAAGTAGAAACATGGCAGCAGAGTCAAACTGTCCTTTGGAggtttcttcttcatcttctcagAGTTCATCATCATCCTGATCGacctgcaaaacacacacacacacacacacttcctttaAAACTAGTTTTGACTTCGGAAGTGGATTGAAACAGATTCTGTATCGGGCTGCTGAAATGTGTGTTAttacatgatatatatatatatattatttttatttttattttttttttgctgtctctGTAGTCGTCCCTTCGTTGTCTGTCGTCATGTCATCAATAATCCACTAAAAAAGAAATCTGAGGTCAGCAGGTCCTAGTGGAGGCATGAAACTAAAAGACATGAGTTTTTTGTATGAAATTAAAGTTACAAAACATGTCTAATTTCACATTTCATTGTTACATTAAGAAGCGAACTGAAGCAGTGAAACCTTTTCATAACTTTGTTTAAAAGACTtgattcttattattattgtggcACTAATTTGCCCCGCCTATATATGGTTACAAGACGAGAGAGcagaaacataaataacaaataatccTAAAAAAATTAACCACCCTGACTTGTCAGTGCACCAAACATCATTTAATTCATTCTCCTAACCTCTAATctgtctccagactatcacagggcccCAAAGCATCATTTAGATATTCTCCATCCATCATAAGGACTTGAGTTCGACATTCAGGTGTCACTAAGTTGTTGTTTTGACCCCATCACCTGCAGACCACTTTCTAACAGAGTCTCATTAACACCACGTCTGTAACATCTGTTTCTCATCAACTGCAACCAAATATGCAACAAATGACTGAACTTTGTCCTTGATTTGTCCAAATCTCCAGCAGATCCAGAATCCTCTCAGCCGCAGAGGTTCTTGTCGCCTGTCAGGATGACATGAACTCTCCCACCTCCAGCTGCAGGTCTTCACAAACTCACTGGTTTGATTCTGACAGGTAAACACTCTACATGCACACATTTACCTCTGTGAGGAAACAGGAATTGGTCCATTACTCTTGGACAGTCTGACACTCTGTTTCCACTTTCTcctttttaacaaaaacaagttttcaATGGCGGGTTCTGCACAAGAATGTAACAGATCTGTAACAGCGATACAATTAACGAGCCTTCTACTCCTGTTAGGACAGCGCCCCCAGTGGACAAACAGGAGAGATGCATTTGActgaaaaagtggaaataattaCTTCTCTGTGATTTTGGTTCCGGAGTGACTTTgtccaactgaacactgaacaagatgtttttaagaaacaaagttccagtaaactctgaaggtcagaggtcaaagatGAAAACACGAAGTGTGCTGTGGTAGATCTGCCAATCATGctgtagccccgccctaaaCCCTCCCCTGCCTTATCGtctatttttctctaaatgGGCCATAATTCACTAAATGAACATCCTgctgttgaagaagacttgaaaataacgattgagaccataaactcattgtgagaatgtttactgaggccaccaatcattttctcatagacttcaatacaatcagacttctttctgcagccagtggagtcgccccctgctggacgttagaaggaatgcaggtttaaggctttAAATGCAGCTTCAGGTCggtgaaaacaacaaacacctCACACatcaataacaatgataataataacaataataatcaatacTAAAAGCTGCATTGCATCAGATGGacacagacaggaggagggTAATGAGTCCAGCagcattttaacacaaaacatcttcatcagctGCAGTCACGTGACACACCTACACATCTTTACACCTGGACATCAAACAGATTCACCGCCAATTAAGatccgaccaatcagagcacagacagacagacagagattgagagagacagagagacagacaggtgagcagcCTGAAGGACTGCAGTCATTatcacacaagcacacacacacacacacacacaccctgcagcCCAGCTCGGTGTGGACCGGATGTACCGGGTTGGTCCCGGGTTTTATTGTCTTCAGTTGATCCGCTGAATAAATGAGCATGCAGCTCACACgtgcacaaacacgcacacaaacacatacgcGCGCACACATGAAAGCAACACAAATATGCACAtacacgcgcgcgcgcacagCAGAAACCTGTGCAGAAACGTCTCACCTCAGACCATCGATCCGCTTTGATTCCGGTCACGtttcctcctccagcagcagaacCGGACCCGTTAATGGAGCCGTGACACCGGACACACCCGCCTGGTGGTCCCGGGTTACAGAGGCTCGGTTCTAGTCCTTGTCCTGGTTCCGTATGTCTGTCTGGGTTTAGGCTCCGCTGCCCTGAAAGAATGCAGATCTGCGACCGTTTTCTGTTTGCTGGCGgagatctgctgctgctgctgctggtgcacggtgtgtgtgtgagtgtgtgtgtgtgtgtgtgtgtgagtgtgtgtgagagagcgagagcgagagactAGTGGAACACGGAGGTGTTTAAAGCCTCAGTGTGTGTTCTTTTGTGTACGTGTgtcattgtatgtgtgtgtgtgtgtgtatggcagGTGATTGGTGCCTGCAGGTGTTGAACAGAACAGTCATGATTTcataattaacatatttataaattatcatatattaatgctgatattttaaagatttggtgtttttacaaacacaaatttTGAAATTTGTTTTCACCACCAGTGAGATACGGCGGCATGGTGGTCAGAGCCCCTCGCTGTCAGATTTGGACGCACACAGAACCTTTTAGTTGTGTATGAGACGTATCGGTCTTTTCCGGTGAGAACATGAGAACACACCTGCAGCCAGGCGGACGATTCAAACAAACCCCGTCACGTCCAGTACGAACCAGGAGTCCACCTGTAAATTAACTTCCACATATAGTTACGTCACGTTCTAAGTCATGATTATGTCATGATCATATTCTACGTCACCATGTTCTAATTCATGTTTTACATCATGTCCTAAGTCATGTTCTATGTCATGTTATAAGTcatgatcatgttttatgtcttgTTCTGTTATTTTCCACGTCATGTTCTACgttattttctgtcatgttcTATGTCATGATCATGTTCTAAGTCATGTTCTAATTCATGTTCCACGCTATGTTTTCCATCATGTCCTAAGTCATGGTCTACGTCATGTTATGATGTTCTATGTCTTGTTCTATGTCATGATCATGTTCTAAgtcatgttttatgtcatgATCATGTTCTATGTCACCAATTTTCTACATCATGTTCTAAGTCAAAATCATGTTCTACATCATGATCATGTTCTACGACATGCTCTATGTCATGATCATGTTCTATGTCAATTATGTAAGAAAGTCATGTTCTTCAGCCTGCATTCTTTTAAACATCCAGCAGGGGTCTCTGCCGTTCGGTCCTCTCTATCTCAAAATGAGACGATTTCTCACCTGATTCATTATCTCAAAACAAATTGTCATGGCAAAATTATCGTCTCAATTTGTAGTTTAAAGTCTTATTCAAGACGATttgatgtttatgttaaaattatagtcccatttagaagaaaacagatgataaagcaggataTGATTTCATTGACAGGTGGCTGTCATCAGGATAGAAGCAGATCAATGCATATCCACCAACATGGACATCTGaacagaactttgaccctttcacgtgttttcacttcatcacagtggatttcaacattttgttcatttacaaatgtcttgttcagcattcggttggactaaaagactccaAGGAGTGGCTGTTCAGTTTCTCTGGTAAGTAAcgagaatttaatttaagggttaacagttgtgtttttttagataCACCGCTCCTTTATCCTCCCCAAACCAGATATGGTCTCTCCCGTCTATGGTTCTGGTCATGTTCTAAGTCACTTACATAACTTTGTCATGTTCTAGATCATGTTTGCctttctgcacattttctgaAAACGTATGGACTAAACGTTGCGTCGgacacaatgaaataaaactatGGCAGGACTTTGAGATTGTATTGCATGTGGTGATGCATTTAATGACCTCACAGACTGTCTACAGCGCTGCTTTTGCCTCCAGAGGTTCATTAATACGACCTCCATCACCACCGCCATGTTTGTTGTGGACTCTGAGCGTCGCTGCCCTCTACTGGTCGTATCATTAATCATCACAACAACATAAAGGACGAATGGAAGTGTGTGTAACGTCAAACTAAAAGCTATATAAATAATCCAAATCTataatattttgttcatttttaacatttgagtTAAAAGTCAATAATTTGTTCTAAACTcaactgaaacaaaaacaacaggaagCAACTGAGCTTTTAGTTTGACAGGTTTATtacaaagtaaaatataaaaaaactaactttatttacagaaagaaaaactgaatcATCAGGTTCAGTTCGGGACAAGGTCGTGATCCTGGATCCTGGAATCTGGGCAAGTTCAGCATCTTTAACAGGAAACAGTTTGATGGACAAACAGTTTGTTTCTGAATATTTAAACCAGGAGTCAGATAATCCAGGTTAATTCAGTCATCTGATGTGTTCAGCTGAGTGTCGGGGGGATCCTCCTCCACAGACCGCCACACAGACAGTTCTTGATCCAGCGCTGCTCCCACTGCTTCATGGCGTTCGTCTTGTTCGGAGAGCGGAGCATCGTCACGCAGCCGCACCTGAATACATCACAACATTCATATATAAACGTTCCCAAAACATTCTGTGTGTTCTCCTgctgtgacatcacttcctgtggaCTCACCTGGTGCAGGCCTTGCTCTCTTCGGTGGGACAGACGCCCATATGGACACAACGCAGGTGATCCATCTTCTGACAGCCGggactcctacacacacacgcacacacacacacacacacacacacacacacacacacacacacacagttaactgAGGTGACTTCTGCTGCAGCTAAAAGTGGgttaataagacaaaaaaaaccctgtctAATGCTCGAAGAACCTAAAAAAGGGTGAAAAGCACTTCTAactatgctgccaaacaaataGCGTTTTGTTGCAGTTTGCGCTTTTCTAACCTTCTGGAGTTGCCGATCAAATGACCTCATGACATCACgctgtaaaaccttcagcagcatATTTCTGACGTCAGCTtctctctaaagttctggctttaaactccatgaggccagtttgtgTTCAATGAtgatcggccaagtaaaaccggagataaggtcaaatatatttagcgTAAAAGTATAGAACTAGATGTACTAATACAAATTTtatagggtttttttgtgttcacaaTGTTGAACCAGTAAgtcaatgtgaaaaaataatgatcaggtcatataggtcaGGTTGTGCTGATAacaatgatacatttttttaagttgaatagatacagaatgaaaaggagtcgaATACGGAGACAAACTACAAAGAGTTAAATGAGGAGAGGCTAAACATTTGGAACCTTGTTAACTGTACTGGGAAGCTGGGCTCagaattttagattttttttgtttgggtcAGGTGTGTGTTACCTGGTGAAGACCTCTAGGGGGGTGGTGGAGCCGACTCCGGGCAGAGACGAGGCTTTTCCAAACTGCAGCCTGAGCGGGTGTTTCCCCTGCAGCTTGACGATGACGCCGTCGTTAACTGGGAGCCAGTCCATACTGGGAACCAGCAGCTGACTGGGCAGCAGGCAGCACTCGTCTATCAGGGTCTCGTCGGGGTCCTGGGGGGGTCCGTCGTCCCGGGCTGAGACACAGATAGATCAGGTCAGGATCAGTGTGAGAGGTGTGTGGGATCAGTGTGGTGCTGGCGTCTCTTACAGCAGAGCCACAGCTTGGTGAGCAGCCTGAACAGCAGCTGCATGCTGTCCTGGTTGTCTGACGTGGCGGTGAAGGTGGGCAGGCAGCCGGGCTTCAGCAGACCCCAGATCCTGATCATCACCAGCATCTCCCTCAGCATCCCCAGAGACGCCCCGTCCCGCATGAAGCCGAACCCCGGCCGGACCATGGAGCCCTGCGGCACCAGAGAACCGGAGAACCACATCAGGTCAGTCTGGTGTGTTGGTGTGCTTTGACTCGTCTCTTACCTTTATCTCCTTTCAGCTTTAGTGTTTCTGTCAGGACTGTATGTAATCAGTTTAACATTTCAGTTAAGAATAATTTTAACAAAACTAGTGTTGACTTTGTTTTAGTCTACTGCTATACATTTCTAGTTCTAGTATAGATTCCTATGCTCAAAAATGGACACGTTTACTGTTTCTGTGGGTGATCCTGCAATACCTTGTTTCAGTTTGTGGTTattttctggttgttttttgtgaGTTTGTGATAGTTTTTGGTccgtttgtggtcattttttgtatttctgtccGTTTGTGGTCGTGGGCAGTTTTGTCCATTtatggtcaatttttgtcagtttgtgggCATTTCTtggcatttttgtccatttatggtcattttttgtctttcggTCAGTTTGTGGtcgttttttgtcactttgtggtaatattctgtcagtttgtggtctttttgtgttggtttgtggcctttTGCctcttcatgtttgttttgtgtctctgcaggttcCCCATGGGTTCCTTACATTGACTACTGGTTCTCATTACAGAATGCTGTGTTCTCATTGGCTCACCTGGTTGGGCAGGTTGGCCAACAGATAGAGGACAAAGTCTCCGACCCACTGGATGAGCTGCTGCAGGGACTGAAGGGGGGGGCCATCCAGCACAAACTCCTCCGTCTTCAGATTGATCATCACCTTATCGATATCTGAGGAAGCACACAGTGATCGGTCACTGATtatgtcttctgtcctctcacctgtctctcaggagtctcacctgtctctcaggagtctcacctgtccctcaggagtctcacctgtccctcaggagtctcacctgtccctcaggagtctcacctgtctctcagGAGTCTCACCTGTGTCAATGTTTTTGGCGCAGATCTCGGTCAGTCTGTCTCCTGGACTCTTGTCCGGCGTGTTGAGGACGTGCGGCCTCAGCAGAGACTTTAAGGTGGAGCTGATGGCGATCAGCAGCAGTTTGGCGTGGAAGTCACAGGCTCGAGCTGCCGTCGCCGTGGAGAGTTTACAGAGAGACGCCTTCACTGCCACAATACGTGTCGCCAGGACCTGAGTAAGACATCATACAGCTGCACTGAGGCACCATGGGAAGTGTAGCTCCCTGCTATTGTCTGTATTGAGAGCATCAGGCCAATTCTAAATGTGTGAGATGTTGAAGTTATTTAAACTCTtgcaggagaaaaaaagcttCATTTGAAGTGTAGGAGCTCACTTTATTCCCTATAAACAGCTCAACTGTCAGTTATCACCCACACAATAcacaggaggagctggaaaAAGGACATCAGCCCACAAGCCAGCCCAGATCAGAAGATAAGAGTGAATGGTTGGTACCAAACCATGTCAAAGTATTGAAATAAACAGTCTGTTTACAGATCTGATGCCCACTCTGATGCCGTATTCCCATCATGCATTGCTGACCTGCTGCAGCGCCTGGTTCTGCCTCATGTACTCCTCGTGCAGCTTCTCCACCAGGTTGTGGACCATGGTGGGCTGCACGTGCAGCAGGACGTCCCACCAGTCATAGCCGGTCACCATGCAGTACTCCAACAGGAACAGCAGGTGGCGCAGCGTTGTGTTCATCTCCAACACCTGACCCATAGAGGGCGACACTCGCAGCATGTGGAgctgaaaaagaaacaacaacaacaacaacaacaaacatttaacCAGCGTACAAGGTATGGAggggtgtttggaagaaacatGTCAACTCGCGTATCTATAACGTCAATTAATCACTACATTTTTATACAAACTCCAGTATggataaaacatgcatacatgggcaaaaaataaaataaaattaaataaataaataaataaataaatatatatatatatatatattatataatatatatatatatatatatatatatatatattatatatatattatatatatatatatatattatatatatattatatatatatatataatatatatatatatatatatatatatattatatatattatatatatatatatatatatatatatatatattatatatatatatatatatatatatatatatatatatatatatatatatatatatatatatatagatatatatatatataagcaatacttttttctgaaaaaggaaacaaacaactATAGTTTCAGTGCTTGAGACTATGAGGTCGCCCCACCAATTGTACATTGGACGTACAAGAAAGACTTGCAACAAAAGGTTGATCTAAGAAGTTTCGGGGTTTGGTTGGGTTTTTAGATTGGACGCCATGAGACACTgcttattcctaaacatttaatccaaatggctataatttaatggtttgattctgcaaactgtctttttaatttagaatttcctagatatatatatatatatatatatatatatatatatatatatatatatatatatatagatatagatatatatatatatatacacagtactgtgcaaaagcctgttttgataaccaacacctttattttgaaaggacaaaaagagacttcctgacaatcgtaaaacaaactaaactgagattaaactgcaaagataacatcaaggagttcaatgttttatgttttagcccccaaagaggcatgaggttagttttcacagtaatcttacaaatttaaatgtgttttgtgtttaaataagttttggataaaattaaactcagtaattcatgctagcaaggtttgatacagtaagctagatttgctccaattaattctcttgtatttctgtgtgttttataattgttattacaactttcagtttacaaactgtagctttatccaacttaattctcagctcattggcttattgacgtacggccgcagaactgaacgctcagcgtgtttcagttcagtgatactgatacacagtcatagataaaattaaaattaaaaaatatacagatcgattaaaaattcagcttgatcgaccaaattcttaacattaatcgatcatcaatgaattattcccatcccaGGTATAAGGGAACATTGACTCCATCTTTAGGGAGACCTGCACAGAGGTGTTCAGCTGTGAATCCTCACCTTGCCGTGGTTGTCGACCCCGGCCAGAGCCAACGAAGTCCAGGAGAACTGCAGGGCCTTGAAGTGGAGGGCGGGGCCTCCAGTTCTTTGCCGTTTGATGGCGGACTCGTCTCCGGGTCTCTGACCAGAGGACGAGGCCGAGGAGCCGTAGAAAACCCCCATTGTGTGGAGGGACAGACGGTGGAGGATCTGAATACTGCCATCATGGAAGGCCAGAGCCAGACCTGAAAACACAGGAGAGAACCGGTCCTTAGACAGTCTGCAGGTgaggtgag from Centropristis striata isolate RG_2023a ecotype Rhode Island chromosome 9, C.striata_1.0, whole genome shotgun sequence encodes the following:
- the med16 gene encoding mediator of RNA polymerase II transcription subunit 16 isoform X1, translated to MELAYVCEWEKRPKSTHCPSIPLVSSWSCRNLVAFTTDLKSEDDDKDVSHMIHIIDTEHPWDVYSINSGHTEVISCLEWDQSGSRLLSADGDGQIKCWSMSDHLVNSWESVLSSSLDGDPIVALSWLHNGVKLALHVEMSGSTNFGEKFSRVKFSPSLTLFGGKPMEGWMAVTVSGLVTVSLLKPGGALLTASESLCRLRGRVALADIAFTGGGNIVVAATDGSSSSPVQFYKVVVSVVSEKCRIDTELLPSLFLRCTTDPLRREKYPAVTHLKFLTRENSEQVLLCASNQSGSIVECWSLRKEGLPVNNIFQHRSPVVGEKQPTILKWRILTTTNDLERVSAVALPKLPISISNTDLKVASDTKFCPGLGLALAFHDGSIQILHRLSLHTMGVFYGSSASSSGQRPGDESAIKRQRTGGPALHFKALQFSWTSLALAGVDNHGKLHMLRVSPSMGQVLEMNTTLRHLLFLLEYCMVTGYDWWDVLLHVQPTMVHNLVEKLHEEYMRQNQALQQVLATRIVAVKASLCKLSTATAARACDFHAKLLLIAISSTLKSLLRPHVLNTPDKSPGDRLTEICAKNIDTDIDKVMINLKTEEFVLDGPPLQSLQQLIQWVGDFVLYLLANLPNQGSMVRPGFGFMRDGASLGMLREMLVMIRIWGLLKPGCLPTFTATSDNQDSMQLLFRLLTKLWLCSRDDGPPQDPDETLIDECCLLPSQLLVPSMDWLPVNDGVIVKLQGKHPLRLQFGKASSLPGVGSTTPLEVFTRSPGCQKMDHLRCVHMGVCPTEESKACTRCGCVTMLRSPNKTNAMKQWEQRWIKNCLCGGLWRRIPPTLS
- the med16 gene encoding mediator of RNA polymerase II transcription subunit 16 isoform X2, which encodes MIHIIDTEHPWDVYSINSGHTEVISCLEWDQSGSRLLSADGDGQIKCWSMSDHLVNSWESVLSSSLDGDPIVALSWLHNGVKLALHVEMSGSTNFGEKFSRVKFSPSLTLFGGKPMEGWMAVTVSGLVTVSLLKPGGALLTASESLCRLRGRVALADIAFTGGGNIVVAATDGSSSSPVQFYKVVVSVVSEKCRIDTELLPSLFLRCTTDPLRREKYPAVTHLKFLTRENSEQVLLCASNQSGSIVECWSLRKEGLPVNNIFQHRSPVVGEKQPTILKWRILTTTNDLERVSAVALPKLPISISNTDLKVASDTKFCPGLGLALAFHDGSIQILHRLSLHTMGVFYGSSASSSGQRPGDESAIKRQRTGGPALHFKALQFSWTSLALAGVDNHGKLHMLRVSPSMGQVLEMNTTLRHLLFLLEYCMVTGYDWWDVLLHVQPTMVHNLVEKLHEEYMRQNQALQQVLATRIVAVKASLCKLSTATAARACDFHAKLLLIAISSTLKSLLRPHVLNTPDKSPGDRLTEICAKNIDTDIDKVMINLKTEEFVLDGPPLQSLQQLIQWVGDFVLYLLANLPNQGSMVRPGFGFMRDGASLGMLREMLVMIRIWGLLKPGCLPTFTATSDNQDSMQLLFRLLTKLWLCSRDDGPPQDPDETLIDECCLLPSQLLVPSMDWLPVNDGVIVKLQGKHPLRLQFGKASSLPGVGSTTPLEVFTRSPGCQKMDHLRCVHMGVCPTEESKACTRCGCVTMLRSPNKTNAMKQWEQRWIKNCLCGGLWRRIPPTLS